In Terriglobia bacterium, the following proteins share a genomic window:
- a CDS encoding archease, which produces MFQLLDHPSDIGILAHGVSREEALIEASHGLVSILAKPSDFHPLEERYFKASGTDEAEQIINWLNEILFFFDTEGMVFVEFMIDSWNSDEIIGRARGERLDFDRHEFRTAVKAATYHQFESHSTADGGWELRIFVDV; this is translated from the coding sequence ATGTTTCAGCTTCTCGACCATCCATCCGACATCGGCATTCTCGCGCACGGAGTCTCGCGTGAAGAAGCCCTCATCGAAGCCTCCCACGGCCTCGTCTCAATTCTCGCCAAACCCTCCGATTTCCACCCCCTCGAGGAACGCTACTTCAAAGCCTCTGGCACCGACGAGGCCGAACAAATCATCAACTGGTTAAACGAAATTCTCTTTTTCTTCGACACCGAAGGCATGGTCTTCGTCGAGTTCATGATCGACTCCTGGAATTCCGACGAAATCATCGGACGCGCCCGGGGCGAAAGATTGGATTTCGACCGACACGAGTTTCGCACCGCCGTCAAGGCCGCGACATATCATCAGTTCGAGAGCCACTCCACAGCGGATGGCGGCTGGGAACTCCGGATTTTCGT
- a CDS encoding HNH endonuclease — protein MNATLLLNASYEPLRIIPWKKALTLLFAGKVEVIEEYDQQIHAITFAIKLPSIIRLLKYVRVKNHNRVKFSRANIYARDDYTCQYCGKKFPSEDLTFDHVVPVASGGQKRWDNIVAACFRCNHRKGGRTPDEASMRLIRRPTEPHWLPAFHVTFRLKSPPESWRDYLYWNIELDI, from the coding sequence ATGAACGCGACTCTACTCTTAAACGCTTCCTATGAGCCGCTACGGATTATTCCCTGGAAAAAAGCGCTGACGCTGCTGTTCGCGGGAAAAGTGGAAGTCATCGAGGAGTACGACCAGCAGATTCATGCCATTACGTTCGCCATCAAGCTTCCGTCGATCATCCGGCTGCTCAAGTATGTCAGGGTCAAGAATCACAACCGCGTGAAATTTTCGCGCGCCAACATCTACGCCCGCGACGACTACACGTGTCAGTATTGCGGCAAGAAATTCCCCTCGGAAGATCTGACGTTCGATCACGTCGTGCCTGTCGCATCGGGTGGACAGAAGCGTTGGGACAATATTGTCGCGGCCTGTTTCCGCTGCAATCACAGGAAAGGCGGCCGCACGCCGGACGAAGCGAGCATGCGGCTGATCCGGCGGCCGACCGAACCGCACTGGCTGCCCGCGTTCCACGTCACCTTCCGATTGAAGTCGCCGCCGGAGAGCTGGCGGGATTATCTGTATTGGAATATAGAACTGGACATCTAA
- the larE gene encoding ATP-dependent sacrificial sulfur transferase LarE: MLQKEEHLRLILRQMGSCIVAFSGGVDSSYLALVAHQELGPDVLAVTAESPSYPTHQRNIATGLVGRFGFRHEFIASDEMSDSNYVENPSNRCYFCKHELYTKLQKLAEARGIRYVVDGNNLDDTGDYRPGRQAGRELEIRSPLIEAELHKSEIRELSRIHGLETWDQPASACLSSRIPYGSGVTVEKLMMIDKGEEIMRKLGFAQTRVRHHGDIARIEIAREEMPKALTVEMFERLSREFKRIGFRFVAVDVDGYRTGALNEVLTQIASLQAK; encoded by the coding sequence ATGCTTCAGAAAGAAGAGCATCTTCGCCTGATTTTACGGCAGATGGGCTCCTGTATCGTCGCGTTCAGCGGAGGCGTCGATAGCTCCTATCTCGCGCTCGTCGCGCACCAGGAGCTGGGTCCAGATGTCCTGGCCGTGACGGCTGAGAGCCCGAGCTACCCCACACATCAGCGCAATATAGCGACTGGGCTGGTGGGACGCTTCGGCTTCCGTCACGAATTCATCGCTTCGGATGAGATGTCGGATTCGAATTACGTCGAGAATCCCTCCAATCGATGCTACTTCTGCAAACACGAACTCTATACGAAGCTCCAGAAGCTGGCCGAGGCACGCGGCATCCGATACGTGGTCGACGGCAACAACCTCGATGATACCGGTGACTATCGTCCAGGCCGCCAGGCCGGCCGGGAACTCGAGATTCGAAGTCCTTTGATCGAGGCCGAGCTGCATAAGTCCGAGATCCGCGAGCTGTCGCGCATTCACGGCCTCGAAACCTGGGATCAGCCGGCTTCGGCATGTCTCTCGTCGCGCATACCGTACGGTTCCGGTGTTACAGTTGAAAAACTGATGATGATCGATAAAGGCGAAGAGATCATGCGCAAGCTTGGATTCGCTCAAACTCGCGTGCGCCATCACGGCGACATCGCGAGAATCGAGATCGCGCGTGAAGAGATGCCGAAAGCCCTCACTGTCGAAATGTTCGAGCGGCTGAGCCGGGAATTCAAGCGGATCGGATTCCGCTTCGTCGCGGTGGATGTGGACGGCTACCGCACCGGCGCCCTGAACGAAGTTCTCACCCAAATCGCTTCACTCCAGGCAAAATGA
- the purD gene encoding phosphoribosylamine--glycine ligase: MKILIVGSGGREHAVADALAQSSRVGKIFAAPGNGGIAELAELVAISADDVEGLANFARSQRVDLTFAGPELPLSKGIVDLFRANGMPVIGPSANQARLESSKSFAKRFFQSTGIPTAAFSECATPAEAYQVLERSKYPIVVKADGLAAGKGVVVAENQDQARGAVQSFMESRSLGEAGSRLVIEEFLEGEEASFHVFADGLTFQPMVAAQDHKRRFDGDQGPNTGGMGAYSIDSILTSAQHDAVLQRIITPTLQAARAYSGILYAGLMLTSEGPKLLEYNARFGDPETQVILSRLKTDLLDIFIDMVEHRLASRRLEWREGAAATVVLVARDYPGKVENGKQIFGLDEAKRIGGVKIYHAGTRAEGGRIYTNGGRVLNVTARGATLAEALEKAYSVSQMIEFDGKDYRRDIGKKGLVKEI, encoded by the coding sequence ATGAAAATCCTTATCGTCGGCTCGGGCGGCCGCGAGCACGCCGTCGCCGATGCCCTCGCGCAGAGTTCCAGAGTCGGCAAAATCTTCGCAGCGCCCGGCAACGGCGGGATTGCCGAACTGGCGGAGCTGGTTGCGATATCCGCAGACGACGTCGAAGGCCTGGCAAACTTCGCCCGCTCTCAACGCGTGGACCTCACCTTCGCCGGTCCGGAGCTTCCACTCAGCAAGGGAATCGTCGATCTGTTTCGCGCCAACGGCATGCCGGTGATCGGGCCTTCCGCCAACCAGGCCCGGCTGGAATCGAGCAAGAGCTTCGCGAAGCGGTTTTTTCAAAGCACCGGGATTCCGACTGCTGCGTTTTCCGAATGCGCCACGCCTGCCGAGGCTTATCAGGTATTGGAACGGTCCAAATATCCGATCGTCGTCAAAGCCGACGGGTTGGCCGCGGGCAAAGGCGTCGTTGTCGCCGAAAACCAGGATCAGGCCCGAGGCGCCGTACAGTCGTTCATGGAAAGCAGGAGTCTCGGCGAGGCGGGCTCGAGACTGGTCATCGAGGAATTTCTGGAAGGCGAAGAGGCGTCGTTTCATGTTTTCGCCGACGGCCTGACCTTTCAGCCCATGGTTGCGGCGCAGGATCACAAACGGCGGTTCGACGGTGATCAGGGGCCGAACACGGGCGGCATGGGAGCCTATTCGATCGACTCGATCCTGACGAGCGCGCAACATGACGCGGTGCTCCAGCGCATCATCACGCCGACGCTCCAGGCGGCTCGCGCTTATTCAGGGATTCTGTATGCCGGCTTGATGCTGACATCCGAAGGTCCGAAACTTCTGGAGTACAACGCGCGCTTCGGTGATCCCGAGACGCAAGTCATTCTTTCGCGATTGAAGACGGACCTGCTCGATATCTTCATCGACATGGTGGAGCACCGCCTGGCGAGCCGCCGTCTGGAATGGCGAGAGGGTGCTGCGGCCACAGTCGTTCTGGTGGCCCGCGATTACCCGGGAAAGGTCGAAAACGGAAAACAGATCTTCGGCCTCGACGAAGCGAAGCGTATCGGCGGTGTGAAGATTTACCACGCCGGAACCCGCGCCGAAGGCGGCAGAATTTACACCAATGGCGGCCGCGTGTTGAATGTGACCGCGCGCGGAGCGACACTGGCGGAGGCCCTGGAAAAAGCCTACTCCGTTTCGCAGATGATAGAATTTGACGGCAAAGATTATCGGAGAGATATCGGAAAGAAAGGTCTTGTGAAAGAAATATGA
- the purE gene encoding 5-(carboxyamino)imidazole ribonucleotide mutase, giving the protein MKPLIGIIMGSDSDLPVMQEATKVLKQFEVPYEIGVYSAHRSPHRTNEYVRSARGRGLKLIIAGAGASAHLAGVTAAETTIPVIGVPIDSSPLSGFDALLSTVQMPPGVPVATMGVGKSGATNAAIFAVEILALSDEHLAAKFLEYKAGLEQAVAEKSKKVQDA; this is encoded by the coding sequence ATGAAGCCTCTTATCGGCATCATTATGGGCAGCGATTCGGACCTCCCCGTCATGCAGGAGGCCACGAAGGTTTTAAAGCAGTTTGAAGTTCCCTACGAGATCGGTGTGTACAGCGCGCACCGGTCGCCGCATCGCACCAACGAATATGTCCGGTCGGCGCGGGGGCGTGGTTTGAAGCTGATCATCGCGGGCGCCGGCGCCTCGGCACACCTCGCGGGAGTCACCGCGGCAGAGACCACCATTCCCGTCATAGGAGTGCCCATCGACAGCTCGCCGCTCTCGGGCTTCGATGCATTGCTGTCGACGGTTCAGATGCCTCCGGGTGTTCCCGTGGCAACCATGGGCGTCGGGAAATCCGGCGCCACCAACGCGGCGATTTTCGCAGTCGAGATCCTGGCCCTGTCCGACGAGCATCTGGCCGCGAAATTTTTGGAGTACAAAGCGGGCCTCGAACAGGCTGTGGCGGAGAAGAGTAAAAAAGTTCAGGATGCGTAG